Within Streptomyces roseirectus, the genomic segment GCATGTCGCTGGCCCGCACGGGTCTCGCGGCCGGGGCGAAGCCGAAGCGCCGGGCGGCGAAGAAGTCGGGCCCGGTCGCGTCCGGCGACACCCTCGCCTCCCCGATGCAGGGCACGATCGTCAAGGTCGCCGTCGAGGAAGGGCAGGAGGTCCAGGAAGGTGACCTCGTCGTCGTCCTCGAAGCGATGAAGATGGAACAGCCGTTGAACGCCCACAAGGCGGGCGTGATCAAAGGGCTTTCCGTCGAGGCAGGTGTCTCTGTCGCCTCCGGCTCCGCTGTCTGCGAGATCAAGGACTGACAACCATGGAGAGGAACATGGACACTTCGGTGCTCATCGTCGGCGCGGGACCCGCGGGGCTCATGCTGGCGGGCGAGTTACGCCTGGCGGGGATCGACGTCACCGTCCTGGAGACCCTGGTGCGGCGCAGCGGTGAGTCCCGGGGGATCGGCATGACGATCCGCACGGTGGAGGTCTTCGACCAGCGGGGCCTGCTGCCCCGGCTCAGCCGCCACCAGCCGGACGGGATCCAGTACGGGAACCAGGGCCACTTCGGCGGCATCGGCCTGGACCTCGGTGTCCTCGGCGCTTTCCACCAGGCCGCGAAGACCGTGCCCCAGTCCGTGACGGAGACGGCCCTGGAGGAGTGGGCCCGGTCCCTGGGGGCCGACATCCGCCGGGGCAGCGAGTTCCTGTCCCTGGAGGACGACGGGGCCGGCGTCACCGTACGGACCCGGGAGGCATCGGGCGAGCGGACCCTGCGCGCCCGCTACGTCGTGGGCTGCGACGGAGGACGCAGCCGGGTGCGCAAGGCCGGCGGATTCGACTTCCCGGGCACCCCCGCCACGACCGAACTCCTGCTGGCCGACCTGCGCGGCGTGGAGATCGAACCGCGCATGGTGGGGGAGCAGCTGTCCGGGGGCATGGTGATGGCGGCCAGGCTGCCCGACGGCGCGCACCGCGTCATCGTCGCCGAACGCGACGCGCGGCCCCAGCGACGGACCGGGCCGCCGGCCTTCGCGGAGGTGGCCGACGCCTGGAAGCGGCTCACCGGCATCGACATCTCGCACGCCGAACCGGTCTGGGTCAGCGCCTTCGGCGACGCCGCCCGCCTGGCCACGGAGTACCGGCGCGGCCGGGTGCTGCTGGCCGGTGACGCCGCCCACGTCCATCTGCCCGCCGGCGGCCAGGGCATGAACACCGGCATTCAGGACGCCGTCAACCTGGGCTGGAAACTCGCCGCGGTGCTCCACGGCACGGCCCCCGCCGAACTGCTCGACACCTACCACGGCGAACGCCACGAGGTCGGCCGCTCCCTGCTGGCGAACACCAAGGCGCAGAGCCTGCTCATCCTGGGCGGAGCCGACGTCGGACCGCTGCGGGACGTGCTGGCGGAACTGATCCGCGACGACGACGTCAGCCGGCATCTGGCAGCCAGGGTGAGCGGACTGGACATCCGCTACGACGTCGGCACGGGCAGCCATCCGCTGCTGGGGATGCGCATGCCCCACCTGCGGCTGGACCGTGACGGACGCACGACGAGCAGCACCGAACTGCTGCGCGCCGGACGCGGTGTCCTGCTCGACCTGGAAGCGAACCCCCGACTGCGCGCACGGGCGCAGCCATGGGCGGACCGGATCGACATCGTCACCGCGCACCCCATACCGACGGACGACGTGCCGCACGGCACGGCGGCACTCCTCCTGCGCCCCGACGGACACGTCGCCTGGGCGGCACCCGGCAGCCACCACGACCTGCCCATGGCCCTCGGCCGCTGGTTCGGCACACCCCGCTGACCACCGCGCATTCCCCACCCCCCTTGAGCAGGCACCAGGAATCGGAGAGGGAAACATGCACAGCACTCTGATAGTCGCCCGGATGGACCCCGTGTCCGCCGACGGCGTCGCCCGGCTCTTCGCGGACTTCGACCGCACCGACATGCCGCACCTCATGGGCACCCGGCGCCGGCAGCTCTTCTCGTACAAGGGCCTCTACTTCCACCTGCAGGACTTCGACACGCAGGACGGCGGCGAGCGCATCGAGAGGGCGAAGACCGACCCCCGGTTCGTCGGCATCAGCGAGGACCTGAAGCCCTTCATCGAGGCGTACGACCCCGCCACCTGGCGCTCGCCCTCCGACGCCATGGCACGGCGCTTCTACGAGTGGAGCGCGCGATGAGCGGCGTCCCGCCCCGCCGCCGGGTGGTCATCACCGGCATCGGTGTGACCGCCCCGGGCGGAGTGGGCACCAAGGACTTCTGGCACCTGCTGACCGACGGCCGTACCGCCACCCGCCGCATCTCCCTGTTCGACGCGTCGTCCTTCCGTTCCCAGGTGGCGGCCGAGATCGACTTCGATCCCGGGCTGCACGGACTGGGCCCGCAGGAGATCAGGCGGATGGACCGCGCGGCGCAACTGGCGGTGGTCACGGCCCGCGAGGCCGTCGCCGACAGCGGACTGGAGTTCACCGCCCTCGACCCGCACCGCACCGGCGTGACCATCGGCAGCGCCGTCGGGGCCACGACGGGGCTCGACGAGGAGTACCGGACCGTCAGCGACGGCGGACGGCTCGACCTCGTCGACCACCGCTACGCGGTACCGCACCTCTACAACTACCTCGTCCCCAGCTCCTTCGCGGTCGAGGTGGCCTGGGCCGTGGGCGCCGAAGGACCGAGCACGGTCGTGTCGACCGGCTGCACCTCGGGCCTGGACGCGGTGGGATACGCCACCGAACTGATCCGGGAGGGAACGGCCGACGTCATGGTCGCGGGCGCCACGGACGCACCGATCTCCCCGATCACCGTGGCCTGCTTCGACGCGATCAAGGCGACCACCCCGCGCAACGACGACGCCGAACACGCCTCCCGGCCCTTCGACGCCAGCCGCAACGGGTTCGTCCTCGGCGAGGGCGCCGCCGTGTTCGTCCTGGAGGAACTGACGAACGCGCGCCGGCGCGGCGCGCACATCTACGCGGAGATCGCCGGGTACGCGACCCGCAGCAACGCGTTCCACATGACCGGTCTGCGTCCGGACGGCCGGGAGATGGCCGAGGCGATCCGGGTCGCCCTGGACGAGGCCCGCCTCGCACCGCAGGACATCGACTACATCAACGCGCACGGCTCGGGCACCAAGCAGAACGACCGGCACGAGACCGCCGCCTTCAAACGGAGCCTGGGCAGCCACGCCTACGACGTCCCGGTCAGCTCGATCAAGTCGATGGTCGGGCACTCCCTGGGCGCCATCGGGTCGATCGAGATCGCCGCGTCCGCGCTGGCCATCGAGCACGACGTCGTACCGCCCACGGCCAACCTGCACAACCGGGACCCCGAGTGCGACCTGGACTACGTTCCGCTCACCGCGCGCGAGCACACCACCGACGCCGTGCTCTCGGTGGGCAGCGGATTCGGCGGCTTCCAGAGCGCGATCGTGCTGACCGGCCCCGGAAGGAGTGACCGATGACGACCGGGACGCCGGCGGGGGAGCGGACCACGGTGGTGGTGACCGGCCTCGGTGTCGCCGCCCCCAACGGCCTGGGCCTGGACCGGTACTGGTCGGCGACGCTGAGTGGGGACAGCGGGATCGGCCCGCTGGAGAGGTTCGCCGCCGCGAGCTACCCCGCCCGGCTGGCCGGTGAGATCAAAGGCTTCAAGGCCGAGGAACAACTGCCCGGCAGACTGCTCGCGCAGACCGACCGGATGACGCGGCTCGCGCTCGTGAGCGCGGACTGGGCCCTCGCCGACGCCGGTGTGACACCCGAGGAGACGGCCGACTACGCGATGGGGGTCATCACCGCCAGCCACTCGGGCGGATTCGAGTTCGGCCAGCGAGAACTCCAGGCGCTGTGGAGCAAGGGCGGCAAATACGTGAGCGCGTATCAGTCGTTCGCCTGGTTCTACGCCGTCAACAGCGGCCAGATCTCGATCCGGCACGGTATGCGCGGCCCCAGCGGAGTCGTGGTCAGCGACCAGGCGGGCGGCCTGGACGCGGTGGCCCAGGCCCGCCGGCAGATCCGCAAAGGGACCCCGCTGGTCATGTCCGGCGCCGTCGACGCCTCGCTCTGCTCCTGGGGCTGGGTGGCCCAGCTCGCCGGCGGGGGACTGAGCACCAGCGACGAACCCGAGCGCGCCTACCTGCCGTTCGACGCGGACGCACGCGGTTACGTGCCCGGCGAAGGAGGCGCCCTGCTCGTGCTGGAGAGCGCCGGACACGCCCGTGAGCGCGGTGCCGGACAGATCTACGGCGAGATCGCGGGCTACGCCGCCACCTTCGACCCGGCACCGCACAGCGGACGCGAACCAGGACTGCGCCGGGCCGTCGAACTGGCTCTCGCCGACGCGGACACCGAACCGGACGCCATCGACGTCGTCTTCGCCGACGCCGCCGGGCTGCCGGAGCCGGACCGGCTGGAGGCCGAGGCGATCAGCAAGGTCTTCGGACCACGCCGGGTGCCGGTCACCGCGCCCAAGACGATGACCGGCCGGCTCTACTCCGGCGCCGCCCCACTGGACCTGGCGACCGCCTGCCTCGCGATCCGCGACGGGGTGATCCCGCCGACGGTGAACATCTCCCCCGCGGACGAGTACGAACTCGACGTCGTCACCCGGGCCCGCCGCCGGCCGGTGCGCTCCGCCCTCGTGCTGGCCCGCGGCCACGGCGGATTCAACTCCGCGATGGTCGTACGGGCCGTACCCGCCTGACCCCGGGCCACCGCGCGAACCGGCCCGGCGACCACCGCCGACGCCCCAGAACACCCCCTGACCGGCATCCGGTCCGACCCGGAAAGGAACACCGCCATGCCCGCCGACTTCACCCCCGACGACCTCAAACGCATCCTGCGCGAGGGCGCCGGCACGGACGACGCCGTCGACCTCGACACCGACATCCTCGACACCGCGTTCACCGCCCTGGGCTACGAGTCCCTGGCGATGCTGGAGACCTTCGGCCGCATCGAACGGGAATACGGCATCGACCTCGCCGAGGACACCCTGACCGACGACCTGACCCCGCGCCGGCTGATCGCGGTCATCACCGGACAGCTGTCGGGCACCCCGGCTGCCTGAGCCCGCGCGCCGAGGCCGCCCCCGATCCGACCTCCCCCAGGAGACACACATGACACACCAGGATGCCAAGGTCGCCCTCGTCACCGGCGCGACCAGCGGTATCGGCCTCGCCTCGGCCCGGACACTGGCCGGCGCGGGGCACCGGGTCTACCTCTGCGCCCGCACCGAGGACAGCGTGCACAGCACCGTCAAGGAACTGCGCGACGAGGGTTTCGACGTGGACGGCACCACCTGCGACGTGCGGTCCGTGGACGACGTCCAGCGGTTCGTGCAGGCGGCCGTCGAGCGCTACGGGACGGTCGACGTCCTGGTCAACAACGCCGGCCGCAGCGGCGGCGGGACCACCGCCGACATCGGCGACGAGCTGTGGCTCGACGTGATCGACACCAACCTCAACAGCGTCTTCAGGATGACCCGCGAGGTACTGACCACCGGCGGCATGCGGTCCAAGAACCGGGGCCGGATCATCAACATCGCCTCCACCGCCGGCAAACAGGGAGTGGTGCTCGGCGCCCCCTACTCGGCCTCGAAGCACGGCGTCGTCGGCTTCACGAAAGCCCTCGGCAACGAACTGGCCCCCACGGGCATCACGGTGAACGCCGTGTGCCCCGGCTACGTCGAGACCCCCATGGCCCAGCGCGTCCGCCAGGGCTACGCGGCCGCCTACGACACCAGCGAGCAGGCCATCCTCGACAGGTTCCAGGCCAAGATCCCGCTGGGCCGCTACTCCACGCCCGAGGAGGTCGCCGGCCTCGTCGGCTACCTCGCCTCCGACACCGCAGCGTCCATCACCTCGCAGGCGCTGAACGTCTGCGGCGGCCTCGGCAACTTCTGACCCCGAAGGAGGACCGTCATGGATCAGCAGACCACACGCAGGGTCGAACACGAGATCGTCGTCGAAGCCCCGGCCCAGGACGTCTACCGGCTGCTCGCGGAGGTCGAGAACTGGCCCCGCATCTTCCCGCCGTCGGTGTACGTCGACTATCTGGAGCGCAACGGGAACGAGGAACGCATCCGCATCTGGGCCACCGCCAACGGCGAGGCCAAGAACTGGTCGTCGCGCCGCACACTCGACCCCGAGGCCCGGCGGATCGAGTTCCGCCAGGAGGTCTCCGCGCCGCCCGTCGCCGACATGGGCGGCACCTGGATCATGGAACCCGCCGGGCCGGCCACCACCCGGCTGCGCCTGCTGCACGACTACCGGGCCATCGGGGACGACCCCGCCGAGCTCGCCTGGATCGACGAGGCCGTCGACCGCAACAGCCGCTCCGAACTCGCGTCGCTCAAGGCCAGCATGGAACAGGCGACCGGGGCGGCCGAGCTGACCGTGTCCTTCGAGGACAGCGTCCGTATCGACGGCGCCGCCAAGGACGTCTACGACTTCCTCAACGAGGCCGACCTGTGGGTCGAACGGCTCCCGCACGTCGCCGCCGTCCGGTTCTCCGAGGACACCCCCGGACTGCAGGTGCTGCGCATGGACACGCTCACCAAGGACGGCACCACCCACACCACCGAGTCGGTGCGGGTCTGCTTCCCCCACCGCAGGATCGCCTACAAGCAGACCACCCTGCCCCCGCTGATGACCCTGCACACCGGCTACTGGCAACTGGAGGAGGACACCGCCGGGGTCACCACCGCGACCTCGCAGCACACCGTCGTCCTCAACGGCGCGAACATCCAGAAAGTGCTCGGCCCCGAGGCCGACGTCGCGGCGGCGCGCACCTTCGTCCGGGACGCGCTGGGACACAACAGCAGAGCGACGCTCGGACACGCCAAGAAGTACGCGGAAGCGCGGAGCGCCTGAGCCATGGCGGACGCGCCGCAGACCGGGACCCCGGACACCGACGTCGTGGTCGTCGGCGCCGGGCCGGCGGGCCTGATGCTGGCGGGCGAACTGCGCCGCGGCGGCGCCCGGGTGATCGTGCTGGAACAACTGGCCGAGCCGACCACGGAGTCCCGGGCCTCCACCCTGCACGCCAGAACCATGGAGATCCTCGCCGAGCGCGGGCTGCTCGAACGACTGGGACCGCTGCCCGGCGGCCCCGGTCACTTCGGCGGCCTGCCGCTCGACCTCACCGCCGCCGACCCCGGACACCCCTACGCCGGCCAGTGGAAGTGCCCGCAGACCCGCATCGAGGCCGTGCTCCAGGAATGGGCCGGCGCACTGGGCGCCGACGTCCGACGCGGCCGCGCGGTCACCGGCCTGCTCCAGCACCCGGACCGGGTGGACGTGGTGGCCGCCGGACCCGGCGGCCGTCCCGAGCGGCTGTCGGCGGCGTACCTGGTCGGCTGCGACGGGGAACGGAGCACGGTACGCCAACTGGCCGGCTTCGACTTCCCCGGCCGGCCGGCCACCCGGGAGATGCTGCGCGCCGACATCACCGGTGTCCGCATCCCCGACCGGCGCTTCGAACGGCACCCGGCCGGCCTGGCCACCGCCTTCCGCTGGCCCGACGGGACCACCCGGGTGATGGTGCACCGCTACGGACGGACACCGCGCTCACGCACCCGCCGCCCCGAGTTCGCCGAGATCGCCGCGGCGTGGGCCGAGGTGACCGGCGAGGACATCAGCGGCGCCACCGCGCTGTGGCGCGGCGTGTTCGACGACACCCTGCGCCAGGCCGCCCGCTATCGCCTGCACCGGGTGTTCCTCGCGGGCGACGCGGCACACGTCCAGATGCCGGTCGGCGGACAGGCCCTCAACCTCGGGCTGCAGGACTCCGCCTCCCTCGGCCCACGCCTGGCCGCCCGGATCACCGGGGCGGCCGGGGAACCGGTGCTGGACGGCTACCACGAGGAACGCCACCCCGCCGGCCGACGAGCCCTGACCGGCATCCAGGCCCAGGCGCGGCTGCTGCTGGGCGGGCCCGAGGTCGAGGGCCTGCGCTCGCTCTTCGGCGAACTCCTGCGCCTCGACACCGTACGCACCCACCTGGCCCGCGGAATCAGCGGCCTCGGCGCGCCACCCCCCGCCACCACCCCTTCCCCGCCCGCGGCAGCCCTGACGACACGAGACACGACACGAGAGAGGTCCGACATGACACGGCTCACCGGCAAGACGGCACTGGTCACCGGATCCAGCCGGGGCATCGGCAAGGCCACCGCGCTGCGCCTGGCACGCGAAGGCGCGCTGGTCGCCGTGCACTACGCGGCGAACCAGGACGCGGCCGACGAGACGGTCGCCCTGATCCAGAAGGAGGGCGGACGGGCCTTCCCCGTCCGCGCACCGCTCGGAGTCCCCGGCGACGTGCACGAACTGTTCCTCGGCCTGGAGGCCGGGCTGAAGGAGCACACCGACGGCACGGTGCTGGACATCCTCGTGAACAACGCGGGGGCGACGTCCGCGACCGGCAACGCCCCGGAGGACGTCACCCCCGAAGACTTCGACCACTACGTCGCCGTCAACGCCAAGGCGCCCTTCTTCATCGTGCAGCGGGCCCTCACCCTGCTGCCGGACGGCGGCCGGATCATCAACATCTCCTCCGGACTCACCCGGTTCGCCAACCCCGAGCAGATGGCCTACGCGATGACCAAGGGAGCCCTGGAACAGCTGACCCTGCACCTCGCACGCCACCTGGCCCCGCGCCGGATCACCGTCAACACCGTGGCACCCGGCATCACGGACAACGGCGGCCCCGTCTTCGACATCCCGGAGGCCGTGGAGCAGATGGCACAGCTGTCCGCCTTCAAACGGGTCGGCGAGGCCGGCGACGTCGCCGACGTCATCACCTTCCTGGCCACCGACGAAGCACGGTGGATCACCGGCGCCTTCATCGACGCGACCGGCGGGACGCTGCTCGGATGAGCGCCGCGGACACCCTGAACGAACTCGAGAAGCTGAAGGAACAGGCCCGCGGCGGACCGGATCCGCAGGCCACCGAACGGCAGCACGCGAAGGGAAAACTCACCGCCCGGGAACGGATCGAACTCCTCCTGGACAAGGACAGTTTCACCGAGCTGGAACCGCTGCGCCGCCACCGCGCCACCGGCTTCGGCCTGGAGGACCGACGGCCCTACACCGACGGCGTGGTCGCGGGCTGGGGCGAGGTCGAGGGACGGACCGTCTTCGTCTACGCCCACGACTTCCGGATCTTCGGAGGCGCGCTCGGCGAGGCACACGCACAGAAGATCCACAAGGTCATGGACCTGGCCGTCGCCGCCGGCGCCCCGCTCGTCTCGCTCAACGACGGCGCGGGCGCACGGATCCAGGAAGGCGTGTCCGCACTCGCCGGCTACGGCGGGATCTTCGCCCGCAACACCCGGGCATCCGGCGTGATCCCGCAGATCAGCGTCATGCTGGGGCCGTGCGCCGGCGGCGCCGCCTACTCACCGGCGCTCACCGAC encodes:
- a CDS encoding acyl carrier protein, with amino-acid sequence MPADFTPDDLKRILREGAGTDDAVDLDTDILDTAFTALGYESLAMLETFGRIEREYGIDLAEDTLTDDLTPRRLIAVITGQLSGTPAA
- a CDS encoding TcmI family type II polyketide cyclase → MHSTLIVARMDPVSADGVARLFADFDRTDMPHLMGTRRRQLFSYKGLYFHLQDFDTQDGGERIERAKTDPRFVGISEDLKPFIEAYDPATWRSPSDAMARRFYEWSAR
- a CDS encoding beta-ketoacyl-[acyl-carrier-protein] synthase family protein — its product is MSGVPPRRRVVITGIGVTAPGGVGTKDFWHLLTDGRTATRRISLFDASSFRSQVAAEIDFDPGLHGLGPQEIRRMDRAAQLAVVTAREAVADSGLEFTALDPHRTGVTIGSAVGATTGLDEEYRTVSDGGRLDLVDHRYAVPHLYNYLVPSSFAVEVAWAVGAEGPSTVVSTGCTSGLDAVGYATELIREGTADVMVAGATDAPISPITVACFDAIKATTPRNDDAEHASRPFDASRNGFVLGEGAAVFVLEELTNARRRGAHIYAEIAGYATRSNAFHMTGLRPDGREMAEAIRVALDEARLAPQDIDYINAHGSGTKQNDRHETAAFKRSLGSHAYDVPVSSIKSMVGHSLGAIGSIEIAASALAIEHDVVPPTANLHNRDPECDLDYVPLTAREHTTDAVLSVGSGFGGFQSAIVLTGPGRSDR
- a CDS encoding FAD-dependent monooxygenase; translation: MDTSVLIVGAGPAGLMLAGELRLAGIDVTVLETLVRRSGESRGIGMTIRTVEVFDQRGLLPRLSRHQPDGIQYGNQGHFGGIGLDLGVLGAFHQAAKTVPQSVTETALEEWARSLGADIRRGSEFLSLEDDGAGVTVRTREASGERTLRARYVVGCDGGRSRVRKAGGFDFPGTPATTELLLADLRGVEIEPRMVGEQLSGGMVMAARLPDGAHRVIVAERDARPQRRTGPPAFAEVADAWKRLTGIDISHAEPVWVSAFGDAARLATEYRRGRVLLAGDAAHVHLPAGGQGMNTGIQDAVNLGWKLAAVLHGTAPAELLDTYHGERHEVGRSLLANTKAQSLLILGGADVGPLRDVLAELIRDDDVSRHLAARVSGLDIRYDVGTGSHPLLGMRMPHLRLDRDGRTTSSTELLRAGRGVLLDLEANPRLRARAQPWADRIDIVTAHPIPTDDVPHGTAALLLRPDGHVAWAAPGSHHDLPMALGRWFGTPR
- a CDS encoding ketosynthase chain-length factor — its product is MTTGTPAGERTTVVVTGLGVAAPNGLGLDRYWSATLSGDSGIGPLERFAAASYPARLAGEIKGFKAEEQLPGRLLAQTDRMTRLALVSADWALADAGVTPEETADYAMGVITASHSGGFEFGQRELQALWSKGGKYVSAYQSFAWFYAVNSGQISIRHGMRGPSGVVVSDQAGGLDAVAQARRQIRKGTPLVMSGAVDASLCSWGWVAQLAGGGLSTSDEPERAYLPFDADARGYVPGEGGALLVLESAGHARERGAGQIYGEIAGYAATFDPAPHSGREPGLRRAVELALADADTEPDAIDVVFADAAGLPEPDRLEAEAISKVFGPRRVPVTAPKTMTGRLYSGAAPLDLATACLAIRDGVIPPTVNISPADEYELDVVTRARRRPVRSALVLARGHGGFNSAMVVRAVPA
- a CDS encoding SDR family oxidoreductase, whose product is MADAPQTGTPDTDVVVVGAGPAGLMLAGELRRGGARVIVLEQLAEPTTESRASTLHARTMEILAERGLLERLGPLPGGPGHFGGLPLDLTAADPGHPYAGQWKCPQTRIEAVLQEWAGALGADVRRGRAVTGLLQHPDRVDVVAAGPGGRPERLSAAYLVGCDGERSTVRQLAGFDFPGRPATREMLRADITGVRIPDRRFERHPAGLATAFRWPDGTTRVMVHRYGRTPRSRTRRPEFAEIAAAWAEVTGEDISGATALWRGVFDDTLRQAARYRLHRVFLAGDAAHVQMPVGGQALNLGLQDSASLGPRLAARITGAAGEPVLDGYHEERHPAGRRALTGIQAQARLLLGGPEVEGLRSLFGELLRLDTVRTHLARGISGLGAPPPATTPSPPAAALTTRDTTRERSDMTRLTGKTALVTGSSRGIGKATALRLAREGALVAVHYAANQDAADETVALIQKEGGRAFPVRAPLGVPGDVHELFLGLEAGLKEHTDGTVLDILVNNAGATSATGNAPEDVTPEDFDHYVAVNAKAPFFIVQRALTLLPDGGRIINISSGLTRFANPEQMAYAMTKGALEQLTLHLARHLAPRRITVNTVAPGITDNGGPVFDIPEAVEQMAQLSAFKRVGEAGDVADVITFLATDEARWITGAFIDATGGTLLG
- a CDS encoding aromatase/cyclase; protein product: MDQQTTRRVEHEIVVEAPAQDVYRLLAEVENWPRIFPPSVYVDYLERNGNEERIRIWATANGEAKNWSSRRTLDPEARRIEFRQEVSAPPVADMGGTWIMEPAGPATTRLRLLHDYRAIGDDPAELAWIDEAVDRNSRSELASLKASMEQATGAAELTVSFEDSVRIDGAAKDVYDFLNEADLWVERLPHVAAVRFSEDTPGLQVLRMDTLTKDGTTHTTESVRVCFPHRRIAYKQTTLPPLMTLHTGYWQLEEDTAGVTTATSQHTVVLNGANIQKVLGPEADVAAARTFVRDALGHNSRATLGHAKKYAEARSA
- the fabG gene encoding 3-oxoacyl-ACP reductase FabG, whose translation is MTHQDAKVALVTGATSGIGLASARTLAGAGHRVYLCARTEDSVHSTVKELRDEGFDVDGTTCDVRSVDDVQRFVQAAVERYGTVDVLVNNAGRSGGGTTADIGDELWLDVIDTNLNSVFRMTREVLTTGGMRSKNRGRIINIASTAGKQGVVLGAPYSASKHGVVGFTKALGNELAPTGITVNAVCPGYVETPMAQRVRQGYAAAYDTSEQAILDRFQAKIPLGRYSTPEEVAGLVGYLASDTAASITSQALNVCGGLGNF